The Malassezia japonica chromosome 5, complete sequence genome contains a region encoding:
- a CDS encoding uncharacterized protein (TransMembrane:1 (o76-96i)), whose translation MSAQAERDAFLARGPNTTPRRARAHGAAALGLASDAPEEEAYELTHDDEPAAPQENPPSYLIHAGFDPLTPREHGWMLASVAVVAALTGLGLYLCFVP comes from the coding sequence ATGTCGGCGCaagccgagcgcgatgcgtTCCTTGCACGCGGGCCCAACACAACGccccggcgtgcgcgtgcgcatggcgccgcggcgctgggcctCGCTTCGGATGCGCCAGAAGAAGAGGCGTACGAGCTCacgcacgacgacgagcctGCCGCCCCACAAGAAAACCCCCCGTCCTACCTGATCCACGCGGGATTCGACCCACtgacgccgcgcgagcacgGCTGGATGCTCGCGTcggtcgcggtcgtcgccgcgctcaccGGCCTCGGTCTATACCTCTGCTTCGTCCCATAG
- a CDS encoding uncharacterized protein (EggNog:ENOG503NZ29; COG:U): MDGLIVLGASGRPIVLSRFRNRHAVYPLLHVDYLNSVLRKARASGSERDVPPVLVVPVAEDVLRAEESEESEESEEESEEESGEESAASESSKDMPNVWTADAPADAPPAPADDTHEGGAVLCHIKVGELRFLCPVSREVDPLVPLEFLHRVVDVLQSYLAASSDPALMTEELICDHFDTVYELLEEMLDGDGNVLITETNALKDIVLPPSWLDRLVSTVGLGSASEQSRSALTSQVPWRRPNSKYAKNEFYLDFVECLEGIVNAAGKPVALELAGRIDGTAWLSGVPELTVPLTKPELVQDAAWHACVRQKKWSSASVLNFLPPDGPFELGTYRIATKLTGDAAPALGHSALSSADTTLPLALDVQLDDWDAALGTHAFSITIESKLGAPRALTDLVVEWQLGERAQGLDAAVRDYGMPSTAHSVSHTSSASELSATQSGSVVFDRRRHLLRWTTPTLAAGACTKLQGTILAHGAPTRPLYALQVKFTVLGHSLSGLRAKEIQMDHVNYAPTKGVRNVLSGALEWRRT, encoded by the exons ATGGACGGACTGATCGTTctcggcgcgagcgggcGGCCGATCGTCCTGTCGCGCTTCCGGAATCGGCATGCAGTGTACCCCTTGCTGCATGTCGACTATCTGAATAgtgtgctgcgcaaggcgcgcgcgtctgggagcgagcgcgacgtgccgccggtgctcgtcgtgcCGGTCGCGGAAGACGTGCTGCGGGCCGAGGAGAGCGAGGAGAGCGAGGAGAGCGAGGAGGAGAGCGAAGAGGAGAGTGGGGAGGagagcgcagcgagcgagAGCAGCAAAGATATGCCCAACGTATGgacggccgacgcgccggccgacgcaCCCCCGGCCCCGGCCGACGATACCCACgaaggcggcgcggtgctgtGCCATAtcaaggtcggcgagctgcgttTCCTATGCCCTGTGTCGCGTGAGG TCGACCCGCTTGTCCCGCTCGAGTTCCTGCACAgggtcgtcgacgtcctGCAGTCGTACCTGGCGGCATCGTCGGACCCTGCGCTGATGACCGAGGAGCTGATTTGCGACCACTTTGACACAGTgtacgagctgctggaggagatgctcgacggcgacggaAACGTGCTCATCACCGAGACGAACGCGCTGAAGGATATCGTGCTGCCCCCCAGCTggctcgaccgcctcgtgAGCACGGTCGGCCTGGGCAGCGCGTCGGAGcagtcgcgctcggcgctcaCTTCGCAGGTCCCGTGGCGCAGGCCCAACAGCAAGTACGCCAAGAACGAGTTCTACCTCGACTTTGTAGAGTGCCTCGAGGGCATCGTGAACGCCGCGGGCAAGCctgtcgcgctcgagctcgcagGACGCATCGACGGCACGGCCTGGctcagcggcgtgccggagcTCACCGTGCCGCTCACCAAGCCGGAGCTCGTCCAGGACGCGGCGTGGcacgcgtgcgtgcgccagAAAAAGTGGtcgtccgcgtcggtgcTCAACTTCCTGCCCCCGGACGGCCCGTTCGAGCTGGGGACGTACCGCATCGCGACCAAGCTcaccggcgacgcggcgccggcgctgggGCACTCGGCCCTGTCCAGCGCAGATACCACcctgccgctcgcgctcgacgtccagctcgacgacTGGGACGCGGCACTCGGTACGCACGCATTCAGCATCACGATCGAGTccaagctcggcgcgccgcgtgcgctcaccgacctcgtcgtcgagtggcagctcggcgagcgcgcacaaggcctcgacgccgcggtgcGTGACTACGGCAtgccgtcgacggcgcacAGCGTGAGCCATacaagcagcgcgtccgAGCTCAGTGCCACACAGTCCGGGTCGGTCGTGTTTGACCGCCGCCGTCACCTGCTACGCtggacgacgccgacgctggCCGCGGGCGCGTGCACAAAACTCCAGGGGACGATCCTCGCGCATGGCGCACCCACCCGGCCGCTGTACGCACTCCAGGTCAAATTCACTGTACTGGGCCACTCGCTCTCGGGACTACGGGCAAAAGAGATCCAGATGGATCACGTCAACTACGCGCCGACCAAAGGCGTTCGCAACGTCCTCAGCGGCGCTTTGGAGTGGCGCCGGACATAG
- a CDS encoding uncharacterized protein (SECRETED:SignalP(1-20); COG:S; EggNog:ENOG503P3HH; CAZy:GH128): protein MKLTVSTVLTALALVSATQAAVLPPADRHMVDRRNNGNADSLLQGFAAGLHSVVGSWNQHQSSSSGSSHTRNAAVSNSTASTQSGSNSSGSGSSTGSSTGSSSSSASPSSSSSSSSSNSGNAPLSNSGKLGLAWANKGSMNINRWINDKVSWYYSWDATPGWRNAPTNITFCPMLWGERNEDDFRQHVLQNLNGKHNQGKCVLGMNEPNQKGQSDMSVNTACGLMRANILPLKGLGWYVVSPVTTNAPSGETWMDNFRSTCPDVWSAIDAVALHYYDTSTNKFKKYVNHWHNKYEKPIWVTEYACQNFNGGAQCSTGQAYNFHTEMANWFNEQDFVEAYAPFGVMQNMQGVSSTNQLANGQTPSPLFNAITQ, encoded by the coding sequence ATGAAGCTCACTGTCTCTACTGTCCTTActgcgcttgcgcttgtGTCTGCGACACAGGCTGCGGTGCTCCCACCCGCCGACAGGCACATGGTGGACCGCAGGAACAACGGCAATGCTGATTCTCTTCTGCAGGGCTTTGCAGCTGGTCTGCACTCTGTGGTCGGTTCGTGGAACCAGCATCAGTCTAGCTCGAGTGGCTCGTCGCACACCCGCAACGCGGCGGTGTCGAACTCGACTGCCTCGACGCAGTCGGGCTCGAACTCGTCGGGTTCGGGCTCGTCCACTGGCTCGTCCacgggctcgtcgtcgtcgtcggcttCTCcttcgtcgtcctcgtcctcgtcctcgtccaaCTCGGGCAACGCGCCGCTGTCCAACAGCGGCAAGCTTGGTCTGGCGTGGGCGAACAAGGGAAGCATGAACATTAACCGCTGGATTAACGACAAGGTCTCCTGGTACTACTCGTGGGACGCCACGCCGGGCTGGAGGAACGCGCCGACGAACATCACGTTCTGCCCCATGCTCTGGGGTGAGCGGAACGAGGATGACTTCCGTCAGCACGTCCTCCAGAACCTCAATGGCAAGCACAACCAAGGCAAGTGTGTTCTTGGTATGAACGAGCCGAACCAGAAGGGCCAGTCGGACATGTCGGTTAACACTGCGTGTGGTCTTATGCGTGCCAACATCCTCCCTCTCAAGGGCCTCGGCTGGTACGTGGTCTCCCCTGTCACCACCAACGCCCCGAGCGGTGAGACCTGGATGGACAACTTCCGCTCGACGTGCCCCGATGTGTGGAgcgcgatcgacgcggTGGCGCTGCACTACTACGACACCTCCACGAACAAGTTCAAGAAGTACGTGAACCACTGGCACAACAAGTACGAGAAGCCTATCTGGGTTACCGAGTACGCTTGCCAGAACTTCAACGGTGGTGCGCAGTGCTCCACTGGTCAGGCATACAACTTCCACACCGAAATGGCCAACTGGTTCAACGAGCAGGACTTTGTCGAGGCGTACGCTCCGTTCGGCGTCATGCAGAACATGCAGGGCGTCTCCTCTACGAACCAGCTCGCCAATGGCCAGACCCCCAGCCCGCTGTTCAACGCGATCACTCAGTAA
- the RPC10 gene encoding DNA-directed RNA polymerase core subunit rpc10 (EggNog:ENOG503P6TW; COG:K), translating to MSYAARPAGASTTIGARQPAVEYICADCSATNEIRAREPIRCRECGHRIMYKKRTKRMLHFEAR from the exons ATGAGctacgccgcgcgcccggccggcgcgagcacgacgaTCGGCGCCCGCCAGCCTGCTGTCGAGTACATCTGTGCGG ATTGCTCGGCGACCAACGAAAtccgtgcgcgcgagccgatCCGCTGCCGCGAGTGCGGCCACCGTATCATGTACAAAAAGCGCACCAAGCGCATG CTCCATTTCGAAGCGCGGTAG
- the RLR1 gene encoding THO2 plays a role in transcriptional elongation (EggNog:ENOG503NW2W; BUSCO:EOG092605VL; COG:K; TransMembrane:2 (o252-272i802-820o)) yields the protein MTNASELWLPAAVAAAADEAALEGVRTQLESQFADAHRDAAANCAALLRSAALDGLAPKNVAYVLRRDAQWEDTLLDLFWAVDWELDARRDVRNKMDGTDDVRGEDQALPVAAARARLAEVLSATAALGIVSREAVCVREDIPLLAAANVVQATPFQRRGIQIRTASFFKQQKYNLLREENEGYSALLTELVARRGPPLVAKRLDDAPWDGSVDVHEQESADEREARARSVLESISALVGYFHLDAARALDLVLAVFATSVVHYAPLFLSLLRQSSWSGERIADVLGFQFAHYAHPETRDDTPEEMYLVAALLIRAKVFSFERLMPHLAPLGGWADLKKRYQDALAEKSASVGANALTMAAPLVDDDAPQTSQDETPDMKAKQRDAPAQIAHVVRALLACGAVSIVRPILQEHGWLFGAFPPLASAYLRLTKYMLRPAYAAVSLGHKAPGTALGRLLPGRSAPALALTAYAPEPRASASERYVFFVGDWASELLECENAESVVVLALPFLALAGPHLYHDLPLLQMLCRLGAAHWQENKEAWLALVRTQLLPSISLAESDAALLYELWALLSQLSYPERFRIYGEWKHRTYKRPELKFRQSETEREARSILRRVSADNVRTSGRSLAKASHPNPTVFFAVVLNQIQSYDNLIDHVVDAAKYLTPLEYDVFSFSLLEALSNPEKDRTKSDGTNTSLWLKSLASFAGAFYKKYASMDCTMLLQYLTNQLKRNHVKDLVVLSELVQKMAGIEPIGELSEPQIAALTGGPLLQSEAALTFIPPGSGSVPTTVLVARNTYKKGGMRLLGTLTTSHLVLPLLILVAQQRQACVFLVSDAEAHIKSLGSTFDHVQETLFQYCHFLSSMLKAEEFAELVPPPQDLFRRFGLDAPVAFHITRPKLAFEVKMARFDPGAKKREEAKEAKGDGKSEAKDGVAKGEEAKEGDSDEKAQAEPKTEDEAEADTAPKTEPMEADAAEPKAESADEPMDAEPAEPTKPADASEPMDVAQPADEPMQEASSATEASAAVASAVASAAAADTPLADEPQQVWQPALQPIIDAMATQLPSEALSALGAPFFVTFWQLSLSDIVVPMDRYQQEISRLRQWIRDVDASTELSESLKKSARVRLQDNITQLTSELKEQTLAHQATRRRLAHEKQHYFADGVSPSLRVQQLVAQCLHPRALLSPIDAMFAARFLKTLHTNGTRNLPTLAVYDSLFRQHVAQTLFLATENEARNYARFLAGILGDTQAWLEPDVYAREAVGEQLPGFAMAFDGLRGARQRPSDAPLTHYAYRGLVLEWHEALYDAFTTCLASDEYMRIRNAIVVLNRVSAHFPLYDVHGKELQKTVEAMVQNESRGDLKVLAQGLAATLRKRASQWVGLGHFTYVVPEKPKPKPVLSTPSASERKEKETPSAKERETPRRRAAKAKADAAEAKATPSKEPREAKAKDTGQTRETQETRGTQETRGTQETRGTQGILATFATLVLRATPATLATPATLATLATRPTSPGALGTATRGTLRTAMRAIATCAMLVTATHATTVTCATTATALATTATHATAPAAPATLLATRAMPATLPAMRATRATPCRAAPPTPTRDEHKTPRRDTPEREPVSLRIRGSDREARPDPRPRERVWGERERAWGPRSRDDRPMYPDRATRDRPESNAVWNRRRDDAWRTDDRRDDDERSSRKRSLADRLVGAEGGAAPEPPAHDTPDNKRKKTEPEARSWGRESPRDQRRGDRE from the exons ATGACCAACGCGTCCGAGCTCTGGCTGCCGGCCgcggtcgcggccgcggcggacgaggcggcgctcgaggggGT gcgcacgcagctcgagtCGCAGTTTGCagacgcgcaccgcgacgcggccgcaaACTGCGCCGCACTCCTCcgaagcgcggcgctcgacggccttGCTCCGAAGAACGTCGCGtacgtgctgcgccgcgacgcgcagtgGGAGGATACGCTACTGGACCTCTTTTGGGCGGTGGACTGggagctcgatgcgcgccgcgacgtgcgcaacAAGATGGATGGCACCGACGACGTCCGCGGCGAAGACCAAGCGCTgccggtcgccgccgcgcgtgcgcgcctcgccgaggtgctgagcgccacggcggcgctcggcatcgtgTCGCGCGAGGCAGTGTGTGTCCGCGAGGATATTCCGTTGCTCGCTGCGGCGAATGTCGTGCAGGCAACGCCgttccagcgccgcggcatcCAGATCCGCACCGCGAGCTTTTTCAAGCAGCAGAAATACAATCTCTTGCGCGAGGAAAACGAGGGGTactcggcgctgctcaccgagctcgtcgcgcgccgcgggccgccgctcgtggCGAAGCGCttggacgacgcgccgtggGACGGCAGCGTCGACGTCCACGAGCAAGAGTCggcggacgagcgcgaggcacgcgcacgctcggtcCTCGAGAGCATTTCCGCACTGGTCGGCTACTTTCAcctggacgcggcgcgcgccctCGACCTGGTCCTGGCCGTGTttgcgacgagcgtcgtgcaTTATGCGCCGCTTTTCCTGTCACTGCTGCGGCAGTCGTCGTGGAGTGGCGAGCGCATTGCCGATGTGCTTGGCTTCCAGTTTGCGCATTATGCCCACCCCGAGACACGCGACGACACGCCAGAGGAAATGtacctcgtcgcggcgctcctcatCCGTGCCAAGGTGTTTTCGTTCGAGCGCCTGAtgccgcacctcgcgccgctcggcggctgGGCGGACCTCAAGAAACGCTACCAAGACGCGCTTGCGGaaaagagcgcgtcggtcggTGCCAACGCCCTGACgatggccgcgccgctcgtcgacgacgacgcgccgcagacCTCGCAGGACGAGACGCCGGACATGAAAGCCAAgcagcgcgatgcgccggcacAGATTGCGCATGTCGTGCGTGCACTgctcgcgtgcggcgccgtgtcgaTCGTGCGCCCGATTCTGCAGGAGCACGGTTGGCTGTTTGGCGCATTTCCGCCGCTCGCATCGGCCTACCTGCGCCTCACCAAGTACATGCTGCGGCCCGCATACGCCGCCGTGTCGCTTGGGCACAAGGcgcccggcacggcgctcggacGGCTGCTGCCGGGCCGCAGTGCGCCGGCACTCGCACTGACGGCCtatgcgcccgagccgcggGCGAGTGCGTCGGAGCGCTACGTCTTCTTTGTGGGCGACTGGGCGAgtgagctgctcgagtgcGAAAATGCCGAGTCGGTCGtcgtgcttgcgctgccgTTCCTTGCGCTGGCTGGGCCGCATCTGTACCACGACCTGCCGCTCTTGCAGATGCTgtgccgcctcggcgccgcgcactgGCAAGAGAACAAGGAGGCGTGgcttgcgctcgtccgTACGCAGCTTCTCCCGTCGATTTCGCTTGCCGagtcggacgcggcgctgctgtaCGAGTTGTGGGCGCTCCTCTCGCAGCTCTCGTACCCCGAGCGCTTCCGCATCTATGGCGAGTGGAAGCACCGCACCTACAAGCGCCCCGAGCTCAAGTTCCGCCAGTCGGAgacggagcgcgaggcgcgcagtATTTTGCGCCGCGTGAGTGCGGACAATGTGCGGACGAGCGGCCGGAGCCTCGCCAAGGCCTCGCATCCGAACCCCACCGTGTTTTTCGCGGTGGTGCTCAACCAGATCCAGTCGTACGATAACCTGATCGACCACGTCGTGGATGCGGCCAAGTACTtgacgccgctcgagtaCGATGTCTTTTCGTTcagcctgctcgaggcgctgagcAACCCCGAAAAAGACCGGACCAAGTCGGACGGCACCAACACCAGTCTCTGGCTCAAGAGTCTTGCGTCGTTTGCGGGCGCTTTCTACAAGAAATACGCGTCGATGGACTGCACGATGCTGCTGCAGTACCTCACGAACCAGCTCAAGCGCAACCACGTCAAGGACCTCGTCGTGCTTTCGGAGCTGGTGCAAAAGATGGCCGGCATCGAGCCGATCGGCGAGCTGTCCGAGCCGCagatcgcggcgctcaccggcgggccgctgctgcagagcgaggcggcgctcacCTTTATTCCgccgggctcgggctccgtgccgacgaccgtgctcgtcgcgcgcaacACGTACAAAAAGGGGGGCATGCGcttgctcggcacgctcaccACGAGCCACCTTGTGCTGCCGCTGCTGATCCtcgttgcgcagcagcgccaggcgtGTGTCTTCCTCGTGtcggacgccgaggcgcacatcaagtcgctcggcagcacGTTTGATCATGTGCAGGAAACGCTGTTCCAGTACTGCCACTTTTTGTCGTCGATGCTCAAGGCGGAGGAGTTTGCAGAGCTGGTGCCTCCGCCGCAGGACCTGTTCCGCCGCTTTGggctcgatgcgccggtcgcgtTTCACATTACGCGCCCGAAACTCGCCTTCGAAGTCAAAATGGCGCGGTTCGATCCCGGCGCAAAGAAGCGCGaagaggccaaggaggccAAGGGCGACGGCAAGAGCGAGGCCAAGGATGGCGTGGCTAAAGGAGAAGAGGCCAAGGAAGGCGATTCGGACGAAAAGGCCCAAGCTGAGCCCAAGacggaggacgaggcggaggcCGACACTGCGCCCAAGACTGAGCCGATGGAAgcggacgcggccgagcccaaggccgagtccgccgacgagccgaTGGACGCCGAGCCCGCGGAGCCTACCAAGCCTGCCGACGCTTCCGAGCCGATGGACGTTGCACAGCCTGCCGACGAGCCGATGCAAGAAGCCAGCTCCGCGACTGAAGCGTCTGCCGCCGTCGCGTCCGCCgtcgcgtccgccgcggccgccgatACACCCCTTGCGGACGAGCCCCAGCAAGTCTGGCAgcctgcgctgcagccCATCATTGATGCGATGGCGACGCAGCTCCCCTCGGAGGCTCTCTCGGCCCTTGGCGCGCCGTTCTTTGTCACGTTCTGGCAGCTGTCCCTCTCTGATATTGTCGTGCCGATGGACCGCTACCAGCAAGAGATcagccgcctgcgccagtGGATCCGCGACGTGGATGCGTCGACGGAGCTGAGCGAGAGCCTGAAGAAgtccgcgcgcgtgcggctgCAAGACAACATTACGCAGCTCACGTCCGAGCTGAAAGagcagacgctcgcgcaccaagcgacgcgccggcgcctcgcgcacgaaAAGCAGCACTACTTTGCGGACGGCGTCTCACCGAGCCTGcgtgtgcagcagctcgtggcGCAGTGCTTGCATCCCCGCGCGCTCCTGTCGCCGATCGATGCGATGTTTGCCGCGCGCTTCCTCAAGACACTGCACACGAACGGCACACGCAACCTCCCGACGCTTGCCGTGTACGACTCGCTCTTCCGCCAGCATGTCGCGCAGACGCTGTTCCTTGCGACGGAGAACGAGGCGCGGAACTATGCGAGGTTCCTCGCCGGGATCCTCGGGGACACGCAGGCGTGGCTCGAGCCGGACGTGTACGCACGCGAGGCTGTCGGCGAACAGCTACCCGGCTTTGCAATGGCCTTTGACGGcctgcgtggcgcgcggcagcggccgagcgacgcgccgctcacgcACTATGCCTACCGCGGCCTGGTGCTCGAAtggcacgaggcgctgtaCGACGCGTTTACGACGTGCCTCGCGTCAGACGAGTACATGCGCATCCGCAATGCAATCGTCGTGCTGAACCGCGTCTCGGCACACTTTCCGCTGTACGACGTCCACGGCAAAGAGCTGCAAAAGACGGTTGAGGCTATGGTGCAGAACGagtcgcgcggcgacctCAAGGTCCTTGCGCAAGGCCTggcggcgacgctgcgcaagcgcgcgagccagtgggtcggcctcgggcacTTTACATATGTCGTGCCGGAGAAGCCGAAGCCGAAGCCGGTGCTGTctacgccgagcgcaagcgagcgcaaggagaaggagacgccgagcgcaaaagagcgcgagacgccgcgccgcagggcggccaaggccaaggcggacgcggccgaggccaaggcgacgccgtcgaAAGAGCCAcgcgaggccaaggcgaaGGATACGGGAC AGACGCGAGAGACGCAAGAGACGCGAGGGACGCAAGAGACGCGAGGGACGCAAGAGACGCGAGGGACGCAAGGGATACTCGCGACAttcgcgacgctcgtgctacgcgcgacgcccgcgacACTCGCGACACCCGCGACACTCGCGACACTCGCGACACGTCCAACGAGCCCCGGGGCGCTCGGAACCGCAACGCGAGGGACCCTCCGAACCGCAATGCGCGCGATCGCGACATGCGCGATGCTCGTgaccgcgacgcacgcgacgaccgtgacgtgcgcgacgaccgcaaCGGCCCTCGCAACGACCGCGACACACGCAACGGCCCCCGCAgcgcccgcgacgctcctcgcAACGCGCGCGATGCCCGCGACCCTCCCCGCaatgcgcgcgacgcgcgcgaccccctgccgcgccgcgccgcccacgcCTACGCGAGATGAGCACAAgacgcctcgtcgcgatACCCCCGAGCGTGAGCCAGTGAGCCTGCGTATCCGCGGGAgcgaccgcgaggcgcgcccCGACCCCCGCCCTCGTGAGCGGGTGTGGGGCGAGCGTGAGCGTGCGTGGGGCCCCCGCAGTCGCGACGACCGACCTATGTACCCTGACCGTGCTACGCGGGACCGCCCCGAGTCGAATGCGGTGTGGAATCGCCGTCGTGACGACGCGTGGCGCACCGACGACCGTcgtgacgacgacgagcgcagtTCGCGCAAGCGTTCGCTAGCGGACCGCCTTGTCGGCGCggaaggcggcgcagcgcccgaGCCTCCTGCGCACGACACGCCCGACAACAAGCGCAAAAAgaccgagcccgaggcccGCAGCTGGGGCAGGGAGTCGCCGCGCGACCAGCGGCGTGGCGACCGTGA gTAA
- a CDS encoding uncharacterized protein (COG:D; MEROPS:MER0215827; EggNog:ENOG503P00D), whose translation MAQRVPGGPMPTLTRTVQRQEAGATPLEACGLRDGALVTVVGAKDDEINAIHEQESAWARRNAPRQLHPSLLRGAKPRSTATPAPRRVFGQCVVHPNTPSHDRFNGLVLRYLERLASDPAVLHVCRTHGYEVGTLTELLPHEHPNLLGLNENKGQRILLRIRTDAADGTRDYKTTRRVLMHELAHNEISEHPPEFKILNSKLNAEVDAYERAELHGTHRLHDGPAYERVEQVQQGGSYTLSGGTSRAPPPSEQLEERRARILRATETRLALLDQEINAKCGDAADAPPSVHEAQNQK comes from the exons atggcgcagcgcgttcCTGGCGGCCCCATGCCGACGCTTACGCGCACGGTACAGCGCCAGGAGGCGGGCGCGACACCGCTCGAGGCATGCGGTCTACGAGATGGCGCGCTGGTGACCGTCGTCGGTGCCAAGGACGACGAAATTAACGCGATCCACGAGCAAGAGTCGGCGTGGGCGAGGCGCAATGCGCCTCGCCAGCTGCACCCGAGCCTCTTGCGCGGAGCCAAGCCGCGGTCGACTGCGACGCCCGCACCCCGCCGCGTCTTTGGACAGTGCGTGGTGCACCCGAATACCCCCTCGCACGACAGATTTAACGGGCTGGTTCTGCGCTACTTGGAACGGCTCGCAAGCGACCCTGCTGTGCTGCATGTGTGTCGTACGCACGGCTACGAGGTCGGGACGCTGACAGAGCTGCTGCCGCACGAGCACCCCAACCTCTTGGGCCTGAACGAGAACAAAGGTCAGCGCATTCTCTTGCGCATCCGTACCGACGCTGCCGATGGTACGCGCGACTACAAAACGACACGGCGCGTGCTCAtgcacgagctggcgcACAACGAG ATTTCCGAGCATCCCCCTGAATTCAAGATCCTCAACAGCAAGCTGAatgccgaggtcgacgcttacgagcgcgccgagctccacGGCACGCACCGGCTGCACGATGGCCCGGCGTACGAGCGGGTGGAGCAAGTCCAGCAAGGCGGATCGTATACCCTGTCtggcggcacgtcgcgtgcCCCTCCCCCCTCGGAGCAGCTCGAagagcggcgagcgcgcatTCTCCGTGCCAccgagacgcgcctcgcgctgctcgaccaggaAATCAATGCCAAGTgcggcgacgctgccgacgccccGCCGTCTGTGCACGAGGCGCAAAACCAAAAATAG